The genomic window tagcagggaaacttggtaaaaccgccttggagacccatcaggaatgccatcattttgaagtctcctatgacctcccagccgtactcatcatacttcaaggcgtccagcaaggtcttgatgctgttgtaatcctctttgaggtgcaccgagtgagctaggggaagagacgggtacttgttaccattatggagcagcacggctttgaggctcctggatgagctgtcaatgaagaggcgccactcattctggttacaggcgtgtccgattgcctcgaacagactggtcacattgtggcagaagcagagcccatcttgacgggtgaagaagctggaaaaaggttggtgacgcttcctctgatctgcgccTTGCACACTTTCAtacaacaagttccactgcttgagcctagacgtcaaaagctcggcattggacttggtgagaccaagatctctaatcaagttgttgaggtctttttggttggggtagtatgggtttctctcctcagctccacctctgaaattgtcatctggatctacaacgtcttcctcgctctctgacttgctgctctcttctaaagacggctgctctctctccggaggagtgggtacggggagctcatggcagtgtggcaccggggcgatggatgaaggaaggtccgtatacgtgatagcaggtgcattcttgccagtccgacgtttggaagggtccaccatgcagaagtagcagttgcttgagtggtcagtgggttcccgccaaattcttgggatagcgaacttcatggctctcttttcccctctgtaccaccctacaaaaatacatttatttcacccatgactaatgtgtaagagattctcgcaacatttttcatatatgatatattttttcaataacattgaaaattgtaaaacattttaaaattaaaaacttttacaattttaaaaattttaacaaattttataacataaaattccgagcaacaattgtccatcttaccttccagagtttttttgcagtgctcgcaggtgaaatgaggtgcccagggtttgtcttgatccccgacaggcatgccgaaatatgccttgtaggcctcacacatcttagcagatgcttccacggagtactttttcgctcttgtcttgataaattggccgcagacatagcaaaatgcgtctgccggatgcttgcagcctcttgatgccatctcagaaaaatgcagatatgtatccacttaggcagctggaactaaactgaactggtgggcttaaggcccatgtatttatactactatttatattactggaaagttctagaaagttctagaagttactccaagtttactcagcactgaatctatctggaatgttctggaaaataggtaaatttcaaaatatcactgtcctggtcacgaaagcaaagtttgtggggaataatagccattttctatacttttgaggcataagcaattaggaaataacacttactacccaggaacaaaaaaaaaaaattgttacacggtgttctcaaactgaacgcagtagggattcaaggaaatgcatgcacatggattagggagtggttaacatgtagaaaacagaaagtactgattagaggagaaacctcaaaatggagtgaggtaaccagcggtgtaccacagggatcagtattaggtcctctgctattcctaatctacattaatgatttagattctggtatagtaagcaaactcgttaaatttgcagacgacacaaaaataggaggagtggaaaacactgttgcagcaacaaaggtcattcaaaatgatctagacagcattcagaattgggcagacacatggcaaatgaaatttaatagagaaaaatgtaaagtattgcatgcaggcaataaaaatgtgcattataaatatcatgggagatactgaaattgaagaagggaactatgaaaaagacgtaggagtttatgttgactcagaaatgtcttcatctagacaatgttgggaagctataaaaaaggccaacaagatgctcggatatattgtgagaagtgttgaatttaaatcaagggaagtaatgttaaaactttacaatgcattagtaagacctcacctagaatattgtgttcagttctagtcaccttgttacaaaaacgatattgcttctctagaaagagtgcaaagaagagcaaccagaattatcccgggtttaaaaggcatgtcgtatgcagacaggctaaaataatttaatctattcagtcttgaacaaagaagactacgtggtgatctgattcaaacattcaaaatcctaaaaggtatagacaatgtcgacccagggaacttctttgacctgaaaaaagaaacaaggaccaggggtcataaatggagattagataaaggggcattcagaacagaaaataggaggcacttttttccgtggatgttctctctattttactccaatctacttctgttagtctctgtttcataccttcatagtttgcttttctaaaattagctttagtcatttcttttggggttttaaaaatcacttcaaatgagaccatgtcaATAAGGGAGTTGCAATTGGATGTTCTAAATTGATGGAAAATGGGGGGAAGAATAATTGCCGATtctaaatttaaaatatatatatatatgaagagttTCAGACCAAAATGAGTTGCCAATTCCACACATTTACAGATATTGCTACAGATTTACTCCTGGAGGGTAGCcttataatataatgtaaaaatctTCATGTGAAACACTGCAATATTTCActtgtaaatcgtttttttgttCCTACTAACATAGGAATTAATACTatcgggggaaaaaaacacatcaatttaCCAAAAACAGTGAACATTGATATAGAGCATTTTGGAATGACAGTCTTCATGTATAggctactgtacacacacacacactgaattcactaacacacacacacacacacacaggaatagTTACATTCCATCCTTGCACATTCCTTCCCCGCCCATTTTTAAAAGCCGTCCAGACCCCCGTAGCCCAGTGCCTTTAAAATGAGCTCCTCAATGTGTTAAAGCAGACTGTGTGATCATGAAAATGGATATAGAGCATTTTGGAATGAAACTCTTATCTAATCAGTAATTCACCAAGATTCATTTAGATTAGTAATATTAGAAATTCACAATTATGTAATCTCTTTAACAATTGATCTATAATACATTGATCTATGgattcaaatatgtattttctctCTTTTTCTAATACATAGAAACAGTACTTAATATCTTTATGTATGGGTGTGACGGAGTACACCCcgccctgtattattattatttttttatatatatatgtatatatatatatatatatatataatgtataatgtatatgtgtgtatatatatatatatatatatatatatatatatatatatatatatatgtctgtagtattattattattattattattattattattattgtatttgtaggcgGGCGGACGAAGCCGTCCAtcctaatcattattgtgtttatgtgcaggcggtcgagcaccgtccgTCTTTTATTTGCTGTTCgtaggaatgtggctggagccttaataaggtaatttattaatacgtaatggcagcagtgtggagtagtggttagggctctggactcttgaccggagggtcgtgggttcaatcccatgtcagggatactgctgctgtacccttgagcaaggtactttacctagattgctccagtaaaaacccaactgtataaatgggtaattgtatgtaaaaataatgtgtcaaaaataatgtaattgtatgtaaaaataatgtgtaaaaaataatgtaattgtatgtaaaaataatgtgatatcttgtaacaattgtaagtcgccctggataagggtgtctgctaagaaataaataataataataataataataaggctgcAGCCACGAATATTAAAGgacccactctcggctcagaggggggttggatgttcagaggcggaactagagcgaaaaataaacaaaacgaaacgaaacaaacgtataggatcagtgaaggcatttgcccagcctgacctgtattggctgtttgatttttgtgtttgggatttgtgttttgtttaagtatttattttgctctgtgagcacagtgttttgttgtttaaatcttttactttattcttgtatttaaaataaagacggcGCAAAAGCCATTGCACCCTACCTGCAGTATCTGTTTCAGTTCCCGCTTCTgccctgacgtcaccacacacgctatcctgtcacaatgggatatgtaaaaaaaaaaggtatttgtaAGGGGCtttcttataaaaaataaaaagtgaattcTTGTTTCTGTGATTCTGTGGAAATATACTGCAATTAAAAATGGTGGTTCTGATTAAGGTTTTCCCCGATTTAACCTGAAAATAAAGCTTACCTTTACTGCATTAGGCGTTAAACCAAAAACTCAGTGAATATGCAGGGCTCTatgtgaataaataaatgcatacacagTGTCTGTGATTCTAATGCAATGCATATAGAAAGAACTGGCACCGTTGTATGCAAGTACATTTTTACCCGATTTCTACCTgaatatttattgattatatgTAAACAAATCTACACGATTTTACCctgattttttcattaaataattgtacccgattttttaaaaaaacattcacacCCCAATTTGGAAaataatccatccatccattagcATAACCGCTTAATACTTTAGAGGGACgcagtgagccagagcctaacccgacAGACACAGGGCGCAAGACAGGACTACActctggatgggacgccagtccattgcagggcacatcacacacacacagggcaatttagTGAGACCAATCAAcctctttggactgtgggaggaaacctggGTACAtggagaaaacccacacgaacacgAGAAGAACATCTAAGCTCCACACAGACAAACCCCTGAGGCCGGAATTGAACCCTGGACCctggaccctggagctgtgaggcagcaatGCTAACCACCGTGCCAcccctggtattattattataatattttttaattacctGTATTTTGTGGTGTGGTGCTGCTGTATTCTACGTTCACGGGGAGGGATCACAGGCTGCTGGTAGAGTGTAGCGTTGGACCCACTTGGAATAGGTACCGTACCAAAAATAGTTTTTCCTCACAGATTTATCAACTGTCAATGTACATTTGCATTTAGTACtctgaaatatataataattttatactacaggtgagtgcagtgcaaagtggtgagtgaatacaggtgagtgcagtgcaaagtggtgagtgaatacaggtgagtgcagtgcaaagtggtgagtgaatacaggtgagtgcagtgcaaagtggtgagtgaatacaggtgagtgcagtgcaaagtggtgagtgaatacaggtgagtgcagtgcaaagtggtgagtgaatacaggtgtgtgcagtgcaaagtggtgagtgaatacaggtgagtgcagtgcaaagtggtgagtgaatacaggtgagtgcagtgcaaagtggtgagtgaatacaggtgagtgcagtgcaaagtggtgagtgaatacaggtgagtgcagtgcaaagtggtgagtgaatacaggtgagtgcagtgcaaagtggtgagtgaatacaggtgagtgcagtgcaaagtggtgagtgaatacaggtgagtgcagtgcaaagtggtgagtgaatacaggtgtgtgcagtgcaaagtggtgagtgaatacaggtgagtgcagtgcaaagtggtgagtgaatacaggtgagtgcagtgcaaagtggtgagtgaatacaggtgagtgcagtgcagagcggatacaaaacagacagacaatgatttccaggtgcaagggtgtttattgatttaattaacaatgtccagagccttatggcaaacacctgtaaataataatgatggagtgacacagcggtgtgtatcactctgtatttgtacatccccgggtttgacccgcaaccaaaaagtccagttttacacactaacactaaacacaaacacagttcctagtgatagtgaaataagtgcaagtggtgtattacagttctccgttaatgcaggggtgaaagtgatgtccgggttaatgctggctttcgctacagctctggatcgtgctactggtagtctattaaaaaaacagacaacagttaacaaacactaacaaacacaagacaaaatttctttaattttaaagggtattccaaactgggagaaaaatggggtataaataattggcgattccaagtTAAAAATATactgcgtgtgtgtatatatatgtatatatattttgctttaaatattattattagactACATTGAATTTTATTGGTGTGC from Acipenser ruthenus chromosome 57, fAciRut3.2 maternal haplotype, whole genome shotgun sequence includes these protein-coding regions:
- the LOC131724780 gene encoding uncharacterized protein LOC131724780, giving the protein MASRGCKHPADAFCYVCGQFIKTRAKKYSVEASAKMCEAYKAYFGMPVGDQDKPWAPHFTCEHCKKTLEGWYRGEKRAMKFAIPRIWREPTDHSSNCYFCMVDPSKRRTGKNAPAITYTDLPSSIAPVPHCHELPVPTPPEREQPSLEESSKSESEEDVVDPDDNFRGGAEERNPYYPNQKDLNNLIRDLGLTKSNAELLTSRLKQWNLLYESVLLAASHIQSVKSSSSGGSDAGVQKPCARLFHPETEEQLELPSLPEKKQQLLGGAAAGSEGAFSFSSFTVMDGCLLSLWVAGSQEWGLESRSFPSGAYLNQLPGAGVSLTSYQCTCDQGNKVMASFRDFKKRHIADENKKGNQDK